A genomic region of Equus caballus isolate H_3958 breed thoroughbred chromosome 1, TB-T2T, whole genome shotgun sequence contains the following coding sequences:
- the OR4Q3 gene encoding olfactory receptor 4Q3, which translates to MKKDNGSKVTEFVLLGLSSSWELQLFLFLIFLLFYIAIVLGNLLIVVTVRADAHLLQSPMYYFLGHLSFIDLCLSCVTVPRMLGDFLQQGKIISFSGCLAQIYFLHFLGASEMFLLTVMAYDRYVAICNPLHYLIVMNRQLCLQLVFACWCWGFIHSITQVALVIQLPFCGPNELDNFYCDVPQVIKLACMDTFVVEVLMVSNSGLLSLICFLVLLFSYAVILITLRTCFHHGRSKALSTCASHLIVVSLIFVPCVFVYLRPFCSFSVDKVFSVFYTVITPMLNPLIYTLRNADMKTAMKKLRKKHVASFCHVKG; encoded by the coding sequence ATGAAAAAAGACAATGGTTCTAAGGTGACAGAATTTGTTCTTCTGGGTCTGTCATCATCCTGGGAGCTACAGCTATTTCtcttcttaatatttttgttgttttacataGCTATTGTGCTGGGGAACCTCTTGATAGTGGTAACAGTGAGAGCTGATGCCCACCTGCTCCAGTCTCCTATGTACTATTTTTTGGGCCATCTGTCCTTCATTGACCTATGCCTGAGCTGTGTTACTGTGCCCAGGATGTTAGGCGATTTCCTACAGCAGGGTAAGATCATCTCTTTCTCAGGATGCCTGGCCCAGATCTACTTCCTGCACTTTCTGGGAGCCAGTGAGATGTTTCTGCTGACAGTCATGGCCTATGATAGGTATGTTGCCATATGTAATCCTCTGCATTACCTGATAGTCATGAACCGCCAGCTATGCCTTCAGTTGGTTTTTGCCTGCTGGTGTTGGGGTTTCATCCACTCTATAACACAGGTTGCACTGGTCATCCAGCTtcccttctgtggccccaatgaACTGGACAACTTCTACTGTGATGTCCCACAGGTCATCAAGCTAGCCTGCATGGACACATTCGTGGTAGAGGTGCTGATGGTCTCAAACAGTGGTCTGCTATCTCTTATTTGCTTCTTGGTCTTGCTATTCTCTTATGCTGTCATCCTGATCACCCTGAGAACTTGCTTCCACCATGGCCGGAGCAAGGCACTCTctacctgtgcctcccacctaaTAGTGGTCAGCCTGATCTTTGTGCCGTGTGTATTCGTCTACCTGAGGCCTTTCTGCAGCTTCTCCGTGGATAAGGTATTCTCCGTCTTTTACACAGTGATCACACCTATGTTGAACCCCCTCATCTACACACTCAGAAATGCTGATATGAAGACAGCCatgaagaagctgagaaaaaagcATGTGGCATCCTTCTGCCACGTTAAAGGATGA